A region from the Chlamydiota bacterium genome encodes:
- a CDS encoding DUF1926 domain-containing protein, giving the protein MGQIDFLFGIHNHQPVGNFEWVFEEAISQCYQPLLEVLSRHPKVRLSIHHTGPLLEWIEEHRPDYFEKLKNLLNRNQVELMGGAFYEPLIATLPERDAIGQIQMMTQYLMEKFGVKPKGMWLAERVWEPQLASIIKEAGMEYTLLDDTHFYYAGLQEKDMFGYYTTEDKGKTLSIFPINKNLRYLIPFNIPEKAIEFLGSIASDHPGRGVTLGDDGEKFGLWPGTHHWVYEERYLERLFTLLEENAHWIKMETFSEYLANNSSQGRIYLPNASYEEMMEWSLPTQAQKLYESSIHELKSSGKYEALKPFLRGGFWRNFFSKYPESNLMHKKMIYVSEQVSKLSDSSKNKKLAQKELWKGQCNCPYWHGLFGGLYLNYLRHANYTHLIKAEKIALNSFKDKILIDERDYDCDGKNEILLTANDLNLYLKPEYGGSIFEIDYRPKDFNLTNVLTRREESYHEKIALAQKAQQNSSGEQPKSIHDLSIAKEEGLEKVLFYDWYSRHSLIDHFIKPGTTLEEFYQCCYREEGDFVNQPYQASSLEKNTNSLSLTLKRNGHLFREGKNPIPLYVQKIIQLQSKLSNRVSLNYEICSLQNIETCWFGVEFNLTLLAGNDKKKYYRFNSQSQNRSPLGLKGEFAKSKSLELVNEDDGFITKITSDQESHLWYFPLETISQSESGFERTYQGSSILFLWKLQLTENAAKNLKLELVIE; this is encoded by the coding sequence ATGGGTCAAATTGATTTTCTTTTTGGAATTCATAATCACCAGCCTGTTGGAAACTTCGAGTGGGTTTTTGAAGAGGCCATTAGTCAATGTTATCAACCACTCCTCGAAGTTTTGAGCCGCCATCCTAAAGTTCGCCTCTCGATCCATCACACAGGCCCTTTGCTCGAATGGATCGAGGAACACCGTCCCGATTATTTTGAAAAACTTAAAAATCTGTTAAATCGGAATCAGGTTGAGTTAATGGGCGGGGCTTTTTACGAGCCCCTTATTGCAACACTCCCTGAGCGAGATGCCATTGGCCAAATTCAGATGATGACCCAATATCTCATGGAAAAATTTGGTGTAAAACCTAAAGGCATGTGGCTGGCCGAACGAGTTTGGGAACCCCAACTGGCATCGATTATTAAAGAAGCTGGAATGGAATATACGCTGTTAGATGACACCCACTTCTATTATGCGGGTCTTCAGGAAAAGGACATGTTTGGCTACTACACCACAGAAGATAAAGGGAAAACCTTATCCATTTTTCCAATTAATAAAAATTTGAGATATCTTATTCCCTTCAATATCCCTGAAAAAGCCATTGAATTCCTTGGGAGTATTGCAAGCGATCATCCAGGAAGGGGAGTCACATTAGGCGATGATGGAGAGAAGTTTGGACTTTGGCCAGGGACTCACCATTGGGTTTATGAAGAACGCTATTTAGAGCGCTTATTCACCCTCCTTGAAGAAAATGCCCATTGGATCAAAATGGAAACCTTTAGTGAGTATTTGGCCAACAATTCTTCTCAGGGAAGAATCTATCTTCCCAATGCCTCTTACGAAGAAATGATGGAGTGGTCTCTTCCAACTCAAGCCCAGAAACTCTATGAATCAAGTATCCATGAATTAAAATCTTCAGGAAAATATGAAGCATTAAAACCCTTTTTGCGAGGAGGCTTTTGGAGAAATTTCTTTTCGAAATATCCCGAAAGCAACCTCATGCACAAAAAAATGATCTATGTCAGCGAGCAAGTTTCCAAACTCTCCGATTCTTCTAAAAATAAAAAATTAGCCCAAAAAGAATTATGGAAAGGTCAATGCAATTGCCCTTACTGGCACGGCCTCTTTGGCGGACTCTATCTGAACTATCTTCGTCATGCCAATTATACCCATCTCATCAAGGCAGAAAAAATTGCACTCAACTCATTCAAAGATAAAATCCTGATCGATGAACGTGATTATGACTGCGATGGTAAAAATGAAATTCTCTTAACAGCAAACGATTTAAATCTTTATTTAAAACCGGAATATGGCGGATCTATTTTTGAAATTGATTACCGTCCAAAAGATTTCAACCTCACCAATGTTTTAACCCGGCGAGAAGAAAGCTATCATGAGAAAATTGCTCTGGCCCAAAAAGCCCAACAGAATTCCTCCGGGGAACAACCTAAATCGATTCATGACTTATCCATTGCAAAAGAAGAAGGCCTTGAAAAAGTCTTGTTTTATGACTGGTACAGCCGCCACTCACTGATCGATCATTTTATTAAGCCAGGAACGACCCTCGAAGAATTTTATCAATGCTGCTATCGAGAGGAAGGGGATTTTGTCAACCAGCCTTATCAGGCAAGCTCTCTTGAAAAAAATACAAATTCTCTGTCGCTTACTCTCAAAAGGAATGGACATCTTTTTCGTGAGGGGAAAAACCCCATTCCTCTCTATGTGCAAAAAATAATTCAGTTGCAATCAAAATTAAGCAATAGGGTTTCACTCAACTATGAAATTTGTTCTCTTCAAAATATCGAGACATGTTGGTTTGGGGTCGAATTTAATCTTACTCTCCTTGCTGGAAATGACAAGAAAAAATATTACCGATTCAACAGTCAATCACAAAATCGTTCTCCGTTGGGATTAAAAGGGGAGTTTGCGAAATCAAAATCATTAGAACTTGTGAACGAAGATGATGGCTTTATTACAAAAATAACCTCTGATCAAGAAAGTCACCTCTGGTATTTTCCCTTAGAAACGATCTCACAGTCCGAAAGTGGGTTTGAAAGAACCTACCAAGGCTCCTCGATTCTTTTCTTGTGGAAACTTCAACTCACCGAAAATGCTGCAAAGAATCTTAAGCTGGAACTTGTAATAGAATAA
- a CDS encoding HigA family addiction module antidote protein — protein sequence MKRKLHSVHPGEVLSEEFLNPMGISQNRLALAVGVPARRINEIVLRKRSVSADTALRLAKFFGVSAEFWLGLQAQYDLDVTADKLGNRLEFEVKVYAKAG from the coding sequence ATGAAAAGAAAATTACATTCGGTTCATCCGGGAGAAGTTCTCTCAGAAGAATTTCTTAATCCTATGGGTATTAGCCAGAATAGACTTGCGCTTGCCGTAGGCGTCCCCGCACGAAGAATAAATGAGATCGTTCTTAGAAAACGGAGTGTGTCAGCAGATACCGCCCTTAGGTTAGCAAAATTTTTTGGAGTGTCGGCGGAATTTTGGCTTGGGTTACAAGCACAATACGATTTAGATGTTACTGCTGATAAGCTTGGGAACCGGTTAGAATTTGAAGTAAAGGTATATGCAAAAGCTGGATAG
- the galT gene encoding galactose-1-phosphate uridylyltransferase: MPELRKDPVVGRWVIIATERGKRPSDFRTEMEDGTKEGCPFCEGSESKTPSEIFAIRNPHTHVNTPGWEVRVVPNKFPALRIEGDLGKRGVGIYDRMNGIGAHEVIIETPDHDKKMQMHSIESLAKVFEAYRVRIKDLENDLRFKYILIFKNEGFSAGASLSHPHSQLIATPVTPKRVKEELQGAQEYFEYKDRCAFCDILIEEQTQKSRVVYENEHFLSFCPFASRFPFEVMVLPKRHDPDFHTVSSNELLGFADMMRFTLAKLAKALNKPQYNFVLHTSPVRWKRRGYWTTIDQDYHWHVEIMPRLTKVAGFEWGTGFYINPTIPEEAARFLQEAEV, encoded by the coding sequence ATGCCCGAACTAAGAAAAGATCCTGTGGTGGGCCGCTGGGTGATCATTGCAACTGAACGCGGTAAAAGGCCCAGTGATTTTAGAACAGAAATGGAGGATGGAACGAAAGAGGGATGTCCTTTTTGTGAAGGGAGCGAGTCTAAAACTCCCTCTGAAATCTTTGCGATTCGAAATCCTCATACCCACGTCAATACGCCAGGATGGGAAGTAAGAGTGGTCCCCAATAAATTTCCAGCTCTACGGATTGAAGGAGATTTAGGAAAAAGGGGAGTCGGAATTTATGACCGCATGAATGGAATTGGCGCTCATGAAGTCATTATTGAGACGCCGGATCATGATAAAAAAATGCAGATGCATTCCATTGAAAGCCTCGCAAAGGTATTTGAGGCTTATCGCGTCCGGATTAAAGATTTAGAAAATGATTTACGATTTAAGTATATTTTAATTTTTAAAAATGAAGGATTTTCAGCGGGGGCCTCCCTGAGTCATCCCCATTCTCAGCTCATCGCAACCCCCGTCACCCCTAAGCGTGTCAAAGAAGAACTTCAAGGAGCTCAAGAGTATTTCGAGTACAAAGACCGTTGTGCTTTTTGTGATATCCTTATCGAAGAGCAAACTCAAAAAAGCCGGGTTGTTTATGAAAACGAGCACTTCTTATCTTTCTGCCCTTTTGCTTCAAGATTTCCATTTGAAGTGATGGTTCTTCCGAAGCGTCATGATCCTGATTTTCACACCGTTTCTTCGAATGAATTGTTAGGTTTCGCAGACATGATGCGCTTTACACTTGCAAAACTTGCCAAAGCACTTAACAAACCACAATATAATTTTGTCCTTCACACCAGCCCCGTCAGGTGGAAACGGAGGGGATACTGGACCACCATTGATCAGGATTATCACTGGCATGTTGAAATTATGCCTCGTCTAACCAAAGTGGCAGGTTTTGAATGGGGGACAGGTTTTTACATTAATCCGACCATCCCTGAAGAGGCTGCAAGATTTTTGCAGGAGGCAGAAGTTTGA
- a CDS encoding type II toxin-antitoxin system RelE/ParE family toxin, with the protein MIKSFRDKDTEKVYLREVSNKLPQDIQQVALRKLRMINNAKNINDLRIPPANRLEKLKGDREGQMSIRINDQWRICFVWQGGDIYQVEITDYH; encoded by the coding sequence ATGATAAAATCATTCAGAGACAAGGATACAGAAAAAGTCTATCTTCGGGAAGTATCAAATAAGCTGCCGCAAGATATACAGCAAGTTGCGTTAAGAAAATTGCGTATGATCAATAACGCTAAGAACATCAATGACTTGCGGATTCCCCCAGCAAACAGACTGGAGAAACTGAAAGGTGATCGCGAAGGGCAAATGAGCATCAGAATTAATGATCAGTGGCGTATTTGTTTCGTGTGGCAAGGTGGAGATATTTATCAAGTTGAAATAACGGACTATCATTAG
- a CDS encoding glycoside hydrolase, with amino-acid sequence MKPIHVAFLWHMHQPYYKDPLKNHYLMPWVRLHGIKGYFDMIDLLEEYPAMRVTFNLVPSVLVQLMDYCIPETLDPFLELTLTPPSDLTLEQKQELLSNFFMAHWNNMIKPYPRYWELLNKRGHKAESEYLREAAKNFTTRDFQDLQALANLAWFGYRAKKKFPEINELIQKGKEYTSKEIERIIEIEREVIQLVIPSYQKAFQENRVELTTSAFYHPILPLVYDTDLAKRCMNWAPLPKRYHHPEDAEAQIQKAVDFFKGVFGVKPIGLWPSEGSVAPEIIPLLAKAGIQWIATDEDILMHSTQVTDKGTALFKVYQAQNEQNSVDMVFRDRGLSDLIGFTYSQNPPEKSVQDFLEHLQNIRQYNANEEALVSIILDGENAWEHYPDGGEGLLRGIYHELSQNAELVPTTFSNYFKMNPKREILPSLHSGSWIHHDFDIWIGSEEENTAWEYLGKTRDFIQKNAKDIPDEQMKKIMEQIYIAEGSDWFWWYGDDFTTEFDEEFDQLFRLHLSSCYKLMNVNVPEYLNQPVLGIKTPVLAQQPIGFIHPEIDGKSTHFYEWHEAGLYLAGTDVAMHQTEKYILKIFFGFDLAQLYIRIDPHKISKLRSLDSIHMHIYLTKPNEYKIVIPRVFKAGRKKKFTLFSSEEGIHYSEVKEYTTTAFEDTLELAIPFSDLHLKSTDEVRFRVSILKDEIIQETHPKFGYLNFTVPNKDFEMEMWSV; translated from the coding sequence TTGAAACCGATTCATGTCGCTTTTCTTTGGCACATGCACCAGCCTTATTACAAAGACCCTTTAAAAAATCATTACCTCATGCCCTGGGTTCGTCTGCACGGGATCAAAGGCTATTTTGACATGATTGATCTTTTAGAAGAATACCCAGCGATGAGAGTCACTTTTAATCTAGTCCCTTCTGTCCTTGTTCAACTGATGGACTACTGCATTCCTGAAACGCTTGATCCTTTTTTAGAACTCACACTCACCCCTCCCTCTGATTTAACCCTTGAACAAAAACAAGAGTTACTTTCAAATTTTTTTATGGCTCATTGGAACAACATGATCAAACCCTATCCTCGCTACTGGGAACTCCTGAATAAAAGGGGACATAAAGCTGAAAGTGAATATCTCCGCGAGGCAGCTAAAAATTTTACGACCCGTGACTTTCAAGATCTTCAAGCTTTAGCCAATCTAGCCTGGTTTGGGTATCGAGCAAAAAAGAAATTTCCTGAAATTAATGAACTCATCCAAAAAGGCAAAGAATATACTTCAAAGGAAATTGAACGAATTATAGAGATCGAGCGAGAGGTGATTCAACTCGTGATTCCTTCTTACCAAAAAGCCTTTCAAGAAAATCGTGTTGAACTAACGACCAGCGCTTTTTACCATCCGATTCTTCCTTTAGTCTATGACACAGACCTTGCCAAACGCTGCATGAATTGGGCTCCGCTTCCTAAACGCTATCACCACCCTGAAGATGCAGAGGCTCAAATTCAAAAAGCCGTTGATTTTTTTAAAGGTGTTTTCGGAGTAAAACCCATCGGGCTTTGGCCCTCGGAAGGGTCTGTCGCACCTGAGATTATTCCTCTTCTCGCTAAGGCAGGAATACAATGGATTGCGACCGATGAAGACATTTTAATGCATTCAACGCAAGTCACTGACAAGGGGACAGCACTCTTTAAAGTTTATCAAGCCCAGAACGAACAAAACTCAGTCGATATGGTCTTTCGCGATCGGGGTCTTTCAGATCTGATTGGATTTACTTATTCTCAAAATCCTCCAGAAAAATCCGTTCAAGATTTCTTAGAACATCTTCAGAATATCCGACAATACAATGCCAATGAAGAGGCGCTGGTGTCTATTATTTTGGATGGTGAAAATGCTTGGGAGCATTATCCTGATGGGGGAGAGGGGCTCTTAAGGGGAATCTATCATGAGCTATCCCAAAATGCTGAACTTGTCCCAACCACCTTTTCAAATTATTTCAAAATGAATCCCAAAAGAGAGATTCTCCCCTCTCTCCACAGCGGATCATGGATTCATCATGATTTTGATATTTGGATCGGCTCAGAAGAGGAAAACACCGCTTGGGAGTATTTAGGAAAAACGCGAGATTTTATTCAGAAAAATGCAAAGGATATTCCCGATGAGCAAATGAAAAAAATAATGGAGCAAATATACATTGCAGAAGGAAGTGATTGGTTTTGGTGGTATGGGGATGACTTCACAACAGAATTTGATGAGGAATTTGATCAACTTTTTCGCCTCCATTTATCTTCATGTTATAAACTCATGAATGTGAATGTTCCTGAATATTTAAACCAACCCGTTTTAGGGATTAAAACCCCTGTGCTCGCACAACAACCCATTGGATTTATCCATCCAGAAATTGACGGCAAAAGCACTCACTTTTATGAATGGCATGAAGCCGGACTTTATCTTGCTGGAACAGATGTTGCCATGCACCAAACTGAAAAATATATTTTAAAAATATTTTTTGGATTTGATCTCGCACAACTTTATATTCGCATTGATCCCCATAAAATATCCAAGCTTCGAAGCCTCGATTCCATTCACATGCACATCTACTTGACAAAGCCAAATGAGTATAAGATAGTGATCCCCCGTGTTTTTAAAGCCGGCCGAAAAAAGAAATTTACACTCTTTTCAAGCGAGGAGGGGATTCATTATTCTGAAGTGAAAGAATACACAACAACTGCTTTTGAGGATACACTCGAACTCGCAATCCCGTTTAGTGATCTTCATCTTAAAAGCACGGATGAAGTAAGATTTCGAGTTTCTATTCTTAAAGATGAGATTATCCAAGAAACCCATCCCAAGTTTGGGTATTTAAATTTTACAGTCCCTAATAAAGATTTTGAAATGGAAATGTGGAGCGTGTAA